One Vigna unguiculata cultivar IT97K-499-35 chromosome 11, ASM411807v1, whole genome shotgun sequence DNA window includes the following coding sequences:
- the LOC114168961 gene encoding MLP-like protein 43: MSLSGKISTEIRVHATAEKWFNLFATQLHHVQNLTDRVHGSKLHHGEDWHHNESIKHWTCTIDGKVTTYHESVESIDEANRRITYKVFGEDFDDKFKVFKVIFEATPKDEGGDIIKWIIEYETTSEEVDPPFAFLEFVHKGSRDVDANLLKA, translated from the exons ATGTCACTTTCTGGTAAAATCAGCACTGAAATTAGGGTTCATGCAACTGCTGAAAAGTGGTTCAACCTTTTCGCAACACAACTCCATCATGTTCAAAACCTTACTGATAGAGTCCATGGATCAAAACTGCACCATGGTGAAGACTGGCATCACAATGAATCCATCAAACACTGGACTTGTACCATAG ATGGTAAGGTTACAACATATCACGAGAGCGTTGAATCCATTGATGAAGCAAACAGAAGAATAACCTACAAGGTGTTCGGTGAAGATTTCGATGACAAGTTTAAGGTTTTTAAGGTAATATTCGAAGCAACTCCTAAAGATGAAGGTGGTGACATCATCAAATGGATCATTGAATATGAAACTACAAGTGAGGAAGTTGATCCTCCATTTGCCTTCCTTGAATTCGTGCACAAAGGAAGCAGAGATGTTGATGCCAATCTTCTCAAGGCATAA